The Coffea eugenioides isolate CCC68of chromosome 8, Ceug_1.0, whole genome shotgun sequence genome has a segment encoding these proteins:
- the LOC113781639 gene encoding arabinogalactan protein 41-like: protein MEINKRMCNGLVVVVLIAVIFTAFMPAAAEGHVHHSFPPAPAPAPTSDGTTIDQGIAYVLMLLALVLTYLIHTLEVPLNFQVI, encoded by the exons atggagaTCAATAAAAGAATGTGCAATGGCCTCGTCGTTGTCGTCCTAATTGCTGTTATTTTCACCGCCTTTATGCCTGCTGCTGCTGAGGGTCATGTTCATCATAGCTTCCCTCCAGCCCCGGCTCCTGCTCCGACCAGTGACg GGACAACTATTGACCAGGGGATTGCTTACGTCTTGATGTTGTTGGCTCTGGTGCTTACATATCTCATCCACACCCTGGAAGTTCCCCTCAACTTCCAGGTTATTTGA